The DNA region CCAAGTCACCCACGTCTCCCTGCAGGAGCCCCTGGGGGCCAACACCTGGGTTGCCCCACCAGGTATGGGAGTGCCCTCCTTTCCCCACCACCACACCTGGGCTCACGGCTCCTGCCCTCTGGCCTTGTTCTGCTTCCCACAGTGTCGGCTGCTTCTTTCCCAAGGTGACAGCCTCCAGAGGTCCCACCCCGTCCTCCAAGACTTTATTACCCCCCGAGTTCTGGGGTACCAGGCACTGCTGAGAGCTGGAGACCAAGGCTGAACAATTCCTCATCCTGCCCTCGAGGAGCTTAGCCCAGTGGGAGGGACAGACTAGGCAGTCAGGGAAGATGACCCAGGGGAGGCCTGCAAGCCGGCTGAGCTGGGTCAGGGGCAGGGAACACCAGGACCGAAGGGACGTCATGTGTGAAGGCCTCATTATCAAACAGGCTAGAAAGAACTGGGGGGCCTGCACGGCTAGAGGCAAGGGTGCGTGGGGAAAGGGGGCTGTGGCCGTGAAGCTTGAGAGGTGATGGTGTTCGCTGAGCGTCTGCGTCAAGCCAGCAGGGCACTGAGCTCTCAGATGTGGGCCTCCACAGGTCCTCACTCCTCCCATCTTAGAGATGAGTAACTGATACTTGCAGAGGttcagtaatttgcccaaggtcacctgccTAGGAAATGGTCAAacagaaaatgtggaaaataggCGATTCCCCTACAGCCTCAACCCCGCTCCTGCTACTGATGGGCAGATAACAGCAGGCCTTCAAGCGGGAACTTCATCCCGAGGCCACAGAATGTCTTCGAAAGGTCCTACACCATAAAGAGTCGGCACCTCGAAATGCCTTACTTGGTGTCTCATGAGACTGTAAGCTTCCCCGAAACTGGGGTTTTGCCTCAGCTTACATCATTCCCAGTGGTTTACACAATTCCAGTTTAACTACCACCAGCTAATCTAAACTAAATCTCCCGTGCAAAGCCGTTTGAAAAAAAGTTGTCCTGAGGTGGGAAGAGGTAGAGGATTCTGTGTGGAGTGACACACGGACGTCCACCGAGCAGGCCCCAGCGCCACCGTGTGCTGGTTCCTGGGTGAGAGCAGGAAAACAGCTGATGGGAGCTCCTCGGCCAGGGACGCTTGAACGCAGGCGCGCGCGCCCTGTCCTTTCTGCCGGGGCAGACGCTGCACATGAGGGCTCAGTATGGTTCCCGCCACTGATCCCCGTCCACACCTCTGTCCCCTACAGAGCAGAGGACGGCCTTTGGAGTCCTTTTTGCCAGCAGCCTCTTCCTCCTGGCACTGCTGTTCCTGGGACTGCAGAGACGCCAAGGTAAGAGTGAGCCTGCGCACCCTTGGCTCTGGCCCTGACCGAACTCACTTGGAGACCAGCTGCTCTAAGTGCCGCCACACCCAGACCAGGGATGAAACGCAAGCATCCAGAGCTCCAGctggccccccagcccccagctcctggGCTTACCCCCCCTGACACCAACTTCCTTCCCTCCCGTTATCTCCTAGCTACCTCACCAAGGCCTGCCAGGACCCCGAGGCACTCCGGGTAGCCACTCTCCTGCCTTAGATATAAGAGAGAGTCACATTCTCCCAGAAGCTGAGTCCCAGAGCTCAAAGAGGCCCCGAGAAAGATACGAAGAAGGCACAGATCACTGACTGTGGCGCTGGATTTCTGCAGGCCTCTGCCTTCCTTCACTGCATGCCCTGGGCTGATACACCCAAGGGAGAAAGCGTGAAGAGGTGAGAGGGTGGCAGGAAGGCAGGAGGTCTGGGTGGAGGTTAAAACATGAGCCAGGTTTGAGGCGCGGTGGTAGGAACAATatagcagaaaaaaattaagaaaggagCGGATGAGGGACAGTGGAACAGGATGGGGGTTGGAGGGCCACGCACAATCGTTGAACTCTGTCCCAGTAAAAGCCCTCATGTCCTCAGAAGCAAAGCTTTTCCACTTTCCTGTCTTTCCTCACACTGGGGCCCGCCCCGCCGCTTGGCTGGCAAAGTGCTTGAGGTGTGAAACGAAGACCCTCAGAGGCGGCCCTGGGCCCCCCCCCCACAGTCGCTCAGGGTAACCTTGAGCTGCCGTTAAGCTCCTGTACCTTTGGACAGCTGCTGGGCATTTCAGGACACCTGCACACACCCCTGCCTTGGCCGCAGGGGACAGAGCTCCCCTTTCAGTCATTTTCAAACGGGCCTGGTCAGCACAGTGGGACTTGGCAGAAGATGGCTACGCATGGGGACGGTGGGGAGCAGAGCGTGTCCCCTGGGGGCCTCCTCAGGGCCTGGCCCAGGACCTGGAGGGGGGAGGCGGCAGATGTCTAAGAAGATCTGCGGGTGTCTGTCCGTGAGATGCCCGCTCAGCTTCCTGCCGTGGCTTCCTGTCACCCACACCTGAAGAGCTGGGCTGCTTCGGGCACAGAGGCTGAGAGCGGAGACCACTTCCTCTGCCAGCACCCAGCTGTGGAATCTCGAGAAGACCGACAGCACCCGTAAGCCACCCTTCCGGCGCAGGGCACCATCAGAAAGGAACCAGAGAGAAACAAGACGCCTCCGCCCTGCTGCACTCACCCCAACCCAAACAACAGCCGAGTCGGTTTAGTGGTAGGAAGTTGTATTGTTGTTTTGCCTTTGTTCAGAATACAGGAAATTGGTAAATACGCCACATGCCTTTGGTGGAAGTACAGCTGTTATTTCTGTACAAGTAGGAGATTGGGGttagaaaaaaagacagagaggggATGACAGACACAGTGGGGACGCCACATCGTCCCACGGCAAACCCAAGAGGGGCCGAGGAGACCCGGCCTCGCGTGACTGCCAAGCCCCAGGCTTAGTTGCATATTTGCTCATGCACatgggtggtgggagggaaggggggcggCAAAGACACAGAAGAGGGGGGTACAGGGCAGGGTGAGAAAGAGAGTAGAAGGGCTACCGTCCCCAGAAGAGCAAAGCCAACTACACCTGGGACAGATGGCACAGAAACGCAGAAGTGATTCCTGTGACGGGGCGGGCCAAGAGGGCGGATTTGCTCCAGGCTTGGGACACATCGAGGACAGTGGTGGTTCTTCTCCAGCGGTGACCCCCTGCATTAGGCaaggggagcccagaggagggtgGAGGCCTTCGAGGGGCCTCTGGCCGTTAGGAGGGTACAGAGACTGCCTTCGTCCAGCTCTTCCGTCCCGCCCTGGGGCAGGACGAAGGGAATGTGGGAACAGGGCCAAGGGAGAGGAAGGATGGTTTTGCGGAACGAAATGCTGCTGCGTGGAAAGCGAGCCTGGCCCAGCCGCCTCCTGCTGGTGGACTGGTGGACGGAAGGAACGAAGGAACGGGGGGCAGTCCCCGTTCTGTTCCCAGCCGGCCCTCCTCCCCTCTCACCGGGGTCTGTCCCACTGAGTGCCCTTTCCTGAAACCCAGCACTGGCCCCCGAGACAGGCTGAGCAGCTCCATCCCCAGGTCCCACTGTCTGTGCCACAAACCATGCAAAGAGGAGGAAGGCAAAGGGAATTCAGGGGTGCTTTGGAAGGGGAACGTACTGCTGGAAGAACAGAGGGGCCGCTCCAGACGAGAAGGCGCCGTGGTGGCACAGCAGTCAACAAGCAGGCCCGTCTGCTGACGGCTCCACGTCCGCCCCAAGGCTGGCGGGGGCACCGGACTCCCACCGCTCAGGAGCGGCCGGGCCTCAGGAAGGGCCTCTCTCCTCAGCCCTGCCTTTGGCAAGTACACAGGGGTGGTGTCGGGGGAAGGGCTCCCAGAGGGTCCAGGGCTCCTACCCTCCGACATCTCATCCTCTTCCATCAACAGCAAGGGAGGTACAGGACGCTTGTAACAAGAGGGTGAGAAGTGGCTTCCTCCAAGCTTGGTATTTTCAGATTAGGCCCTTGACTCGCTGTTTCTCTATAACTAACGGGCATTCTCTCATTATCTATGCCAGTAACTAAAATTGAGAGGCTCAAACTTTGgctaaatgaaattatttgatgCCTTCACGAGCAATACAGAATGCTGTAGAAAACGTGGACAAGAGCCCCTTCCAGGTATGAGCTTGTGGGACTGTTTCTAGGATGGGAACGAGAGTCCTGATATTTTTGCTATTAATACGTGTTCTCCAGGTCTCTGGAGGACAAAGTAAAAGGTTGTAAGATCCCTGAAGACATAGATCTTGGACTAACAGATGGGAAATAACTGTGAAAAACAGGTTTGACTTTCTAAAAGAGTCCTGCACCAGGACCAAGCTGGACTTTGGGCCTGGCCCAGGCTCCTCTGCAGGCCTGGCACAGGAGAGGTGAGGGGGCATCCTCCCAGCTGCTCCCAGCCTCCTCCGGCCAGCAGCCTGGCCTTTTCTGGCAACACCATGGGCACAACACTCTTCTCCTCGTCCCAGTCTTGGCCCCTTCTTGAGCACGTCACCTCAGCTACACCCCTTTCCCCATCCCTTGGCCTCCAACTCCTTTTGTCTTTGGGGGAACCTGAGAGAACATGAGAGGGTAGGAAGGAGATCCCAGCTGTTGTTCTTCGGGTAGTTAATTCAAGACTGCACCACAAGCAGCATTTCCAGTGTCGCAGGACAGAGCGCAAATGAAAGCAACACGAGGGGAGGAGTGGGCGATGGAGAAGCAGGGCTGGGATGGAGGAAGGCAGATGGGGAAGTTCTGGGGAGAAACAGCAGGGCAGGGACATGAGTTTGGATGGCAATGGAGAACAGGGAAGGGGTGGCACATTCTCAAGCAAAAAAGTAGACTGGACACAGGAGTCAGGAAGTCCcagatggaaaagagaaagaggagaaaacaagAGGGCAAATTACATCAGGTTACTGGACATTCAGGTGTAGTTGTAGGTGTCCCATCCCCACGGTCTCCCTCTGACCCAAGCCAGTGAGGAGAAGCACAGCCCACTTGCTCAGAACAGGAGCCACGACCTTCCCCCACAGTCCTGCAGAGTGAAGGCTTGTCCACCGAGGAGGTCCCTCACCTCTGCCCTCCCGCCCTCCCGCACCAGATGGTGCTTCCCTGGCCACGATCTCCATACCTCAGTCAGAGCAGCCCCACTccccaggcaggcaggcaggcaggcaggtgacGCCGGGACCTTCCCACCTCTTCACCCCAACCAGCAACCTCAGCGATACTTACTTACAATAACTACCACGATGATGGCACAGATGGCTCCCAGCATGATCATCATCTGAGGAGACATTGACAAAAAACAAGCCCTTGGATttggggaaggaggcaggagcCAGGACCAGGGACTCGGACGGCGGAAGAAGCCACACGCCCCCCAGGACAGCTGAAGGCCTCCCAACCCCTCGTGCTCCCCATCAGACAGTAACCCCTGCACCACAGCTGGAGCTTCTCAGAAACACGAGAGGGTCTGCAGCTTGCTCCTTGTCTCCTAGTTCCTGTTGCCCGGGGGCTTTTAAAGGAACGCCAGAGCAGGTGCAGACTTCACATCTTTAGTCAACTGGTTCGTTCTTCATCAAAAAGTGTCCAGCTCATTCCCAAAAGCTGCAGGTATTTAAATATATAGCTACCCCAGCCATTGTGTCGATGTCGGTGTATCTCAGGAAGGGTCAGGTAAGAATTTTTCCCGGGGTCCTTTGAGAAAAGGCAGCTGGACTAACCCCTCCAAACTCCTCAAGGTCTCCCCTGGCCCTCAGTTAGTGGTTCTGAGCACTTTAGCGTACCCTGGTGGCCAATTCGGGTAATGCAGCTCAAGAAGGAGGCTTCCCAGATTGCCTCCCAAGAGTCCTGCAGGGCACAGATCGTGAGAGGGAAGGATTGTGGAACCTGAGGGTTTTCCCGCCTCCTATGTGTTGAGACCCAGGAAAATAAGGGGGAAAGGACAAGAACATTCACCTTGCAGTTCTTCCACCAATACTTCCTCTTTAGCTTGGCAGCGCTGCTCTCAAATTGTGATGCGCCCGCCTGCAAAGCGTCGGCTCTGTCATCCAGCTCTGACAGCTTCTGGTCCCTCTCCAGGACCTTGTCCACATTTACACGCATGATGTCCACCACCTGAGCAGGGCGCAGGAGCAAAGCGGCTAAGCTCCCCCAGAGCCGGGGAGAGAACAGCAAGTCTGCCCTGCCTAACTCTAAGGGGTACCCTGTCTCCCGGAACCTTTAGCTGCCCCTCTAGATAAAGAGAAGTTTATTTAAAGAGAAGTTTCCCAACTTCCATGACTTGGAAACCCTTAGAGAAAAAGCTATCCACGTACCTCCTCCACTTGTGCCTGGGTCTGCTGTAGTCGTCTGTTACTGGTCAAATTAGGAGGAGGGCCAGGGGGACCCCCACCTGGGGCAGCCCCTTCTGCCCCTTCGGTGGGTGGCTGAGCTGCCGCAGACCTGCGGAGAGAAGTGCACAGAGTGACCAAGACAAGAAAGGAATCACATACGTTCTCACCC from Pseudorca crassidens isolate mPseCra1 chromosome 11, mPseCra1.hap1, whole genome shotgun sequence includes:
- the VAMP1 gene encoding vesicle-associated membrane protein 1 isoform X1 gives rise to the protein MSAAAQPPTEGAEGAAPGGGPPGPPPNLTSNRRLQQTQAQVEEVVDIMRVNVDKVLERDQKLSELDDRADALQAGASQFESSAAKLKRKYWWKNCKMMIMLGAICAIIVVVIVIYFFA
- the VAMP1 gene encoding vesicle-associated membrane protein 1 isoform X2, producing the protein MSAAAQPPTEGAEGAAPGGGPPGPPPNLTSNRRLQQTQAQVEEVVDIMRVNVDKVLERDQKLSELDDRADALQAGASQFESSAAKLKRKYWWKNCKMMIMLGAICAIIVVVIVRLWGKVVAPVLSKWAVLLLTGLGQRETVGMGHLQLHLNVQ